A window of Citrus sinensis cultivar Valencia sweet orange chromosome 7, DVS_A1.0, whole genome shotgun sequence contains these coding sequences:
- the LOC102606605 gene encoding uncharacterized protein LOC102606605 isoform X1 yields MMQKFNNQHDIGSQQHDLNSSPGKNLNGSLRKSGSDFLQNNIDASPARSLDGSFRKSNSVISAHSISGISASSQIIPTSRRMYKMLKDFRRKLVDLELFTQSLEDWVLEKSLADPASGKQSFRSPFLMDELCRLDLALEGVLFQQLCRMPCSSYASYDLKEDEFLAVEDFLHAIVNGLWRTFWRKSGPLPFFLSCPRHPGSKFYSVEKAISRGRIDELCGLSLISTTGNDLHVHWDQVMEFALFRSEILSGNDLKLSPSSICEALFYGIHVLISRSLSKYCTIGNDSIFVLVFDSKFGGVVKLGGDLGKLEFNSANPYQSVVEWLKCHAEINVSSVDQIWNKLGNASWGDLGTLQVILATFYSIVQWNGPPRKSIASLASDHSLRLQKRRLEYRLIDNGNAPVPFQQASHEQGEIVEVEQSDNPYSRKQASRLKLKQGEILVLEDQRQGQKSFQIQESLALGNHFIYIAVSVDNPTELLTVYVGAHPSRLEPSWEDMSLWYQVQRQTKVLNTLRQEGVSSKYLPEIIASGRILHSGSCKKQTPGGCCDHPLCGTPILVTSPVGEPLSLVLAHDGPLSSEEATRCCRDCLLALRTAALMNVQHGDICPENIICIVNMQGARSKLSYMPISWGRAVLEDRDSPSINLQFSSSHALQHGKLCPSSDAESLVYLLYFVCGGTMEQVDSIESALQWRERNWAKRSIQQQLGEVSALLKAFADYVDSLCGTPYPVDYEIWLKRLHRAVDGSTNRGKMIEEVAITLRLEDVAESSGTSGGGT; encoded by the exons ATGATGCAAAAGTTTAACAATCAACATGATATAGGTTCTCAACAACATGATTTGAATTCATCTCCAGggaaaaatttaaatggaaGTCTCAGGAAATCAGGGTCTG ATTTTCTGCAAAATAATATTGATGCATCTCCAGCACGAAGTTTGGATGGAAGTTTCAGAAAATCTAACTCTG TTATATCTGCCCACAGTATATCTGGCATTTCAGCTTCAAGCCAGATTATTCCTACTTCCAGAAGAATGTACAAGATGCTCAAGGATTTTAGAAGGAAACTTGTTGACCTAGAACTATTCACACAGAGTCTTGAGGATTGGGTTCTGGAAAAATCTCTTGCAGATCCAGCCTCTGGGAAGCAGTCTTTCAGGTCTCCGTTTCTGATGGATGAACTGTGCAGGCTTGATTTAGCATTGGAGGGGGTTTTATTTCAGCAACTATGTCGTATGCCGTGCTCATCTTATGCATCTTATGACCTGAAAGAAGATGAGTTTCTTGCAGTAGAAGACTTCCTACATGCTATAGTGAATGGCTTGTGGCGTACATTTTGGCGTAAAAGTGGACCATTGCCTTTCTTTCTATCCTGTCCCCGTCATCCTGGATCCAAGTTTTATTCTGTAGAGAAGGCAATATCAAGGGGAAGGATTGATGAGCTCTGTGGTTTGTCTTTGATATCAACAACTGGGAATGATCTACATGTACACTGGGATCAGGTGATGGAATTTGCCTTATTTAGATCAGAAATATTATCAGGAAATGATTTGAAGTTATCACCTAGCAGCATTTGTGAAGCCTTATTTTACGGTATTCATGTACTTATATCTAGGAGTTTGAGCAAGTATTGCACCATTGGCAATGATTCTAtctttgttttggtttttgatTCAAAATTTGGTGGAGTCGTAAAACTTGGTGGTGACCTTGGAAAACTTGAATTCAATTCAGCTAATCCATACCAATCTGTGGTAGAGTGGCTGAAATGTCATGCTGAAATAAATGTTTCCTCAGTAGACCAGATATGGAACAAGCTAGGGAATGCAAGTTGGGGAGACCTTGGAACTCTCCAGGTTATTCTGGCAACTTTCTATTCTATTGTCCAGTGGAATGGACCGCCAAGAAAATCAATAGCCTCATTGGCTTCAGATCACAGTCTCCGTCTTCAAAAGCGTAGGCTTGAGTACCGCTTAATTGACAATGGAAATGCACCGGTACCTTTCCAACAGGCTAGCCATGAGCAAGGCGAGATTGTTGAAGTTGAACAGAGTGATAATCCTTATTCCAGAAAGCAAGCATCCCGCTTAAAGCTCAAGCAGGGTGAAATATTGGTTTTGGAGGATCAAAGGCAGGGGCAAAAAAGTTTCCAAATACAGGAGTCTTTGGCACTAGGGAACCATTTCATCTACATTGCTGTTTCTGTAGATAATCCCACTGAGTTGTTGACTGTCTATGTGGGTGCTCATCCATCCAGACTAGAGCCATCTTGGGAAGATATGAGTCTATGGTACCAAGTACAGAGGCAAACAAAAGTGTTAAACACCTTGAGACAAGAGGGAGTTTCAAGCAAATATTTGCCAGAAATAATTGCATCTGGTCGAATTTTGCATTCTGGTTCTTGTAAAAAGCAGACCCCAGGTGGCTGTTGTGATCATCCATTGTGTGGAACTCCAATATTAGTGACATCTCCAGTTGGAGAACCACTTTCTCTTGTTCTTGCTCATGATGGCCCTTTGTCTTCTGAGGAGGCAACACGATGCTGCCGAGACTGTCTGCTTGCTCTACGAACTGCAGCATTGATGAATGTTCAACATGGTGATATTTGCCCTGAAAACATAATATGCATTGTCAACATGCAAGGTGCAAGAAGCAAACTTTCATACATGCCAATATCATGGGGGCGTGCAGTTTTGGAAGACAGGGATAGCCCATCAATAAATTTGCAGTTCTCATCATCTCATGCACTGCAGCATGGTAAGCTTTGTCCATCATCAGATGCCGAGAGCCTTGTCTACCTCTTATATTTTGTATGTGGAGGAACCATGGAGCAAGTGGACTCCATTGAATCAGCTTTGCAATGGAGGGAGAGAAACTGGGCAAAGCGATCAATCCAGCAGCAACTGGGCGAGGTTTCAGCACTCTTAAAGGCGTTTGCCGATTATGTGGATAGCCTGTGTGGAACCCCATATCCAGTTGACTATGAAATTTGGTTGAAAAGACTACATAGAGCTGTCGATGGCTCAACAAATAGAGGTAAAATGATTGAAGAAGTAGCCATAACATTGAGACTAGAGGATGTCGCCGAATCCTCGGGAACCTCTGGAGGTGGTACCTAG